A genomic window from Peromyscus maniculatus bairdii isolate BWxNUB_F1_BW_parent chromosome 1, HU_Pman_BW_mat_3.1, whole genome shotgun sequence includes:
- the Nanos1 gene encoding nanos homolog 1, with amino-acid sequence MEAFPWAPRSPRRARAPAPMALVPSARYMSAPGPVHPQPFSSWNDYLGLATLITRAGDRGSPPSSSHCSSHERSGPLAAGPTLGPPDDEEDDDGDEQGTRDGYLGGALELRALELCAGTAEAGLLEERFAELNPFTGRAAAVLLSCAPAASAAPTAEVTPREEPGPAWAAEHRLHAASGAAAARLLKPELQVCVFCRNNKEAVALYTTHILKGPDGRVLCPVLRRYTCPLCGASGDNAHTIKYCPLSKVPPPAARPPPRSTRDSLPSKKLR; translated from the coding sequence ATGGAGGCTTTCCCTTGGGCGCCACGCTCGCCCCGCCGCGCCCGCGCCCCCGCGCCTATGGCGCTCGTGCCCAGCGCCCGCTACATGAGTGCCCCGGGCCCGGTGCACCCGCAGCCCTTCAGCTCTTGGAACGACTACCTGGGTCTCGCCACGCTCATCACCAGGGCTGGAGACCGGGGCTCCCCGCCCTCCTCGTCCCACTGCTCCTCGCACGAAAGGTCCGGGCCCTTGGCGGCAGGACCCACGCTGGGGCCGCCCGACGACGAGGAGGACGACGATGGCGATGAGCAGGGGACCCGAGACGGCTACCTGGGGGGAGCGCTGGAACTGCGCGCACTAGAGCTGTGCGCCGGCACCGCCGAGGCCGGGCTGCTGGAGGAGCGCTTCGCTGAGCTGAACCCATTCACAGGGCGCGCCGCCGCGGTACTGCTGAGCTGCGCgcccgccgcctccgccgccccCACGGCCGAGGTGACGCCGCGTGAGGAGCCAGGCCCTGCGTGGGCGGCAGAGCATCGTCTGCACGCGGCCTCCGGAGCGGCTGCCGCGCGTCTGCTGAAACCGgagctgcaggtgtgtgtgttctGCCGGAACAACAAGGAGGCGGTGGCGCTGTACACTACACACATCCTCAAGGGTCCCGACGGCCGAGTGCTGTGCCCGGTCCTGCGCCGCTACACGTGTCCCCTTTGCGGTGCCAGCGGCGACAACGCACACACCATCAAGTATTGCCCGCTCTCCAAAGTGCCACCGCCCGCTGCTCGCCCGCCGCCGCGCAGCACAAGGGACAGCCTGCCCAGCAAGAAGCTACGCTAG